The genomic region CCGCTTCGAGATCAGCGAGGCCGTCGAGTCGCTGCTCCCCCTCGAGGTGCTCCAGGAGCTGCTGGTCACGCTGCGCCGCGCCAACGAGGCGCCGCCCGAGCCGGCCGACGACGTGCTGTTCGGCGACGACCGCCCCGACCGTGAGGAGGCTCAGGCATGAGCACCACCCAGCAGCCCGAGCCCGGGACCCAGCCCCAGCCCCCGATCAAGCCGGAGCCGCAGGTCCCCGCCGCGGTGCTCCCCGAGCGCCTCCAGGACGACCCCGCCCGGGTGGAGACCGAGGTCGGCAGCGTCGGGCTCTTCGACGAGGACGTCGTGCTGACGCCGTCCGACGACACGCTGCAGTGGCGCGCCGAGGTGCTCCAGATGGTCAACTGGGGCGGCTTCTCCGGCCGGGTCGCGATCGACCTGCACGCCGACGCCACGATGATCTCCGGCGCCTCCGGCGTCGGCAAGAGCACGCTGCTCGACGCCTACACGGCGCTGATGATGCCCTCCGACACCCGCTTCAACGGCGCCTCCAACGACGCCGTCACCGGGCGCGCCCGCGGCGCCGGGCAGCGCAACCTGCTGTCCTACCTGCGCGGCGCGGTCGACGTGGTCGACGACCCGCGCACCGGCCGCCCGGTCGAGCGGCTGCTGCGCGGACGCGACGGGGACACCTGGGGCGCGGTCGCGATGACGTTCGTCAACGACGAGGAACGCCGCTTCACCGCGCTGCGCACCTACTACGTGCCCCGTCGCGCGACCCGCTCGGGCGAGGTCCAGATGCAGCTGGTCACCCTCGACGCCGCGATCGACCTGGCCACCCTCGAGGCGGCCGTCCCGGACCGCTTCCACGCCAACACGCTCAAGAAGCTCAGCCCCGGGCTGCGGGTGCACCGCACCTACACCGAGTTCTCCGCCGTGCTGCACGCCCGCCTCGGCATCGGCGCGAACGGCGACGGGGCCAAGGCGCTCGGGCTGCTGGCCCGCATCCAGGCCGGCAACCAGGTCCGCAGCGTCGATGAGCTCTACAAGGAGATGGTCCTCGAGCGGCCCGCGACGTTCGGGGCCGCCGACCGCGCCGTCGAGCACTTCGACGCCCTGGAGTCGGCGTACTCCGCGATGCGCACCGAGGAGGAGAAGCAGGACCTGCTCGCCCCGATCACCGAGCTGCACGCGCGCAAGGTGGCGGCCCGCGAGCGCGCCGCCGAGCTCGACGCGTACGGCGTGACCGCGACCGGTGACACGCCGGTGCGGTACTGGCTGCTGCGCACCCACGCGCGGCTGCTGGCCGCCGGGGTCGAGGCGAACCGTCTGGGCCGCGCGTCGGTGCGCGATCAGCTGCGTGCCGCCGATCGCCAGGTGGCGGCGCTCAGCGCCGACCTCGACGCCGCCCGCGACGAGCACCGCGACGCCGGTGGCGCGAGCGTGGCCCGGCTGGACGGTGAGCTCGAGCGCGAGCGGCTGCTGCGCGAGGAGCGCCGCGCCCGCCGCGAGACGCTGCTCGAGCGCCTCGCGCCGCTCGCGGTGCTCGACGACGACGGAGGCGAGCGGGTCGATGCGGCGGGCGCCCTGGCCAGCCGCGAGGCGTTCGCCGCGCTCGCCGACCACGCCGAGCAGTGGCTGGCCGCGCACCTCGACGCGGGCGAGCGGCTGGTCGCCCAGCGCGACGAGCTGCTCGCCGAGCGCTACCCGCTGCTGGCCCGCCGTACCGAGCTCCAGGGCGAGCGCGCCTCGCTCGAGGGCCGCTCCGGTCGGGTGCCGGAGCACCTGCACGCGATGCGCCGCGAGGTCGCCCGCGCCAGCGGGATGGCCGTGAGCGACCTGCCGTTCGTCGCCGAGCTGCTCGACGTGGCGCCGGAGGAGTCGCGCTGGCGCCTGGCCATCGAGACGGTGCTCGGCGCGACCGCCCGCACGATGCTGGTGCCGCTGCCGCGCCTCGAGGAGTTCTCGGCCGCCATCGACTCGCTGCGCCTGCGTGGCCGGCTGACCTTCGAGGGCGCCCAGCTCGACCTCGACGGCCCCGACCTGCTCGACCCCGAGCAGGTCGCCGGCAAGCTGGTCTTCGCCGACTCGCCGTTCCGCGGCTGGGTGCAGCGCCACGTCGCCGAGCCCTCGCGCAACGCCCTGTGCGTGGAGAGCGCCGACGACCTGCGCGGCGGCGGCTTCCGGGTCACCCTCGCCGGCCAGACCCGCTCCGGGCGTCGCGGCTCCCACGGGCGCGGCGACCAGCGCAGCATCATCGGGTTCAGCAACGCCGACGCGCTCGCCGAGATCGACGCCGACATCGCCGCCCTCGAGGCCGACCTGCGCGCCGTCGACGAGCGCATCGCCCGCGTCGAGAGCGCCACCCGGGTGCAGGAGCGCCGTCGGGTGGCGTACGACGCCCTGGGCACGCAGTCCTACGACGACCTCGACGTGGCCGCGTGCGAGGCCCGCATCGCCGACCTCGAGCGCCGGCGTGAGCAGATCCTCACCGCCGACGACCGCCTCGGCACCAGCGAGCAGCAGATGAGCGAGCTCGCCGCGCGGCTCGAGGAGGCCCGCCTCGAGCGGTACCGCCTCGACGAGCGCCGGCGCCGCCTCGAGCTCGAGCACGCCGAGCTGGTCGACAGCGAGGACCTGGTCAACGACGAGCTGGAGCGGATCGGTCGCGACGGCCGCGTCGTGTGCACCGAGGAGCAGGCCCGCCGTCTCGACGAGGAGTTCCGCGCCGCCGCCGACCCCGACGACCCCGAGGACCTCGACCGCTTCCACGAGAGCTCCGGGCGCCTCCAGGCGCGGCTCTCCGCCGCCGTCCAGGAGGCCCAGGTGGAGGTCGAGCACGTCGACCGCGAGCTGGCCGCGATCTTCCGGGCCTACCAGCTGCACTGGGCCGACCCCAACCTCGGCACCACCGCGGAGTCCTACCCCGACTTCGCGCGCATCCTCGCCGACATCGAGGCCACCGGCCTGCCGCAGCGCCGCGCGGAGTGGCGCCGGCGGCTCACCGAGTGGAGCGGGCAGGACCTGGTGCCGCTCGCGGGCGCGATGTCGTCCTCGGTCGAGGAGATCGAGGACCGCCTCGAGCCGATCAACGCGATCCTGCGGCGCCTGGAGTTCGGCGCCGAGAAGGACCGGCTCCGGATCCGGCTGCGTCGCCTGGCGCCCGCGCACGTGCAGGTGTTCCTGCGCGAGCTGCGCGAGCTCTCGCGGGGCACGGTGCGCGACCTCGACGAGGCCGCGCTGGAGGAGCGCTTCACCCGGCTGCGCCGGTTCATGGGCCAGCTGCGCGGTCCGGCCCAGGGCGCGGACCCCGAGCGGACAGGGGAGCGCGAGCGGCTGCTCGACGTACGCCGCCACGTCGAGGTCAGCGCGGAGCGCTACGACCGGCTCACCGGTGAGCTCAAGTCGACCTACCGCACGCTGGGGGAGAAGTCCGGTGGCGAGAGCCAGGAGCTCGTCGCGTTCATCGTCGGCTCCGCGCTGCGCTTCCGCCTGGGCGACGAGATGCGCTCGCGGCCCCGCTTCGCTCCCGTGTTCCTCGACGAGGGCTTCGTCAAGGCCGACTCGGAGTTCGCCGGGCGCGCGGTGCGCGCGTGGAAGGGGCTGGGCTTCCAGCTGGTCATCGCCGTACCGCTGGACAAGGTCACCGGGCTGGAACCGCACATGGACGCGCTGCTGGTGATCACCAAGCACACCGACACCCAGCTCTCGTCGGTGTTCCGGGTGAGCGACGCATAGGTTGAGTGCTCCGATATCCCTCCGAAAGGATGATTTTCGCGGGAGGCGTGCGGTGATGCGCCGGGAAGCCGCCGCGGCGCGCCGCTCGGCGTACCGTGGAGGTCCAGACATGACCTCCCGTGCGTGGCCGGCGGGGACGACGGCAGGAGCACTCGGGTGAAGCCGGAGCACGCGCGTCCGTTGGCGGCCTTCGCGGCCGTCACGGTCGCTGCGGTCGTCGTCCTGGCCGTGCCCCGTCACGCCGGCACCCCGCGGGACCCCCTGGCCGGCTCCGCCGCGGTCCAGGCCTCCGCCTCCGCGCAGGCCCGCGCCGGCCAGGCGGTCGAGGGCGGCAGCACCAGCCCCGGCGACGCCCACCGCCCGGCGGCGCACCTGCACATCGGCCCCGACGGACTCCCGCTCTGGCCCGGCACCGGCCTCGGCGGGTTGCTCGACGGCGCCCCGTCGGTGGCCCTGGCCTACGCCGCGCGCCTCGCGAGCGCGATCCAGGCGGTCGCCGCGGCCGCCGGCGACAGCGCGTCGGGCACCGCATCCGGGCCGAGCGAGGGCGCGAGCGACCCGGACGGCGCCACCGGCACCGGCACCACGCCGGGGACCGGCACCACGCCGGGGACCGGCACCACGCCGGGGGCCGGCACCCCCACCCCGCCGACGCCGCCCGGCTTCCCGCCCGTGATCCCGGGCGACCCCCCGGCGCCCAGCGACCCGCCGACGACGCCGAGCGACCCGCCGGTGATCCCCGCGGACCCCCCGGCGACCCCGAGCGACCCGCCGACGACCCCCGCGGACCCGGCGACGCCGTCGACCCCGCCCGGGTCGCCGGGCGACAACTCGGGCACCGTGCCCTCGGAGACGCCGCCGGCGAGCGACGGCACCTCGTCCGACGGCGCGTCGCCGGCCGCGCCGACCCAGCCGGCGGGCTGAGCGGCCCCGGCACGTCGCTGCTGCGCGATCGGGCCGGTTGCGTCAGGCTGGTCGCATGAAGCGACGTCCGGTCCCGCGCGTCACCGACGCGCCGGAGCCGCAGAGCGCGCGCCAGCGGCGCCGCCAGCGGTGGTACTTCGCCCTGATGGGGATCTGCCTGGTGCTCATCGTGTTGGCCTGGAACGTCGTACGGCTGTGGTCGGTGCCCGCAGCCGTCGCGATGTCCGCCGTGGCGGCGGTGCTGCCGCCGATCGCCGCGCTCGTGGCGAACTGGGGTGAGGGCAGATGACCCGCATGCCGGAACGGGCTCCCGCGGGGGCGCCCCGGGCCGCAGGATAGGCCCATCGTGAACAGACGCCGGTTCCGCGCGCGCCCCCGGGAGGCGCCCGCGCAGCGACCCGCCACGCAGCCGCCCGCGGCCGGGCTCGACGACCTGCTGGTCGTGGTCGACCGGCATCCCGCCCGGCCGGGGGCCGGTCCGCTGGCTCGGTCCGCGGGCCTCGTGGTGGGCGTGCTGACCCTGGTCACCTGCCTGGCCCTGCTGCCGTTCACGCTGGTCCTCGGCGGCGTCGCCCAGCACGCGATCCGCGCCTGGGACGGGATCGGCACGGAGCTGCCGCCGATCCAGGCCAAGCAGCGCACCGTCCTGCTCGACCGTGACGGGCGCCAGTGGGGGCAGCTGTTCACCGAGAACCGGGTGGCGACCGAGCTCTCCGACATCAGTCCCCACGTCGTGGCGGCGCTGCTCGCCACCGAGGACAGCCGGTTCTACGAGCACGGCGCCGTCGACCTGCGCGGCGTGGCCCGGGCGTTGGTCAACAACGTGGTGGGCGCGGACCTGCAGGGCGCCTCGACGCTGTCGCAGCAGCTGGTGGAGAACCTGCGGATCCTCAACGCGACCACCGACGACGAGCGGCGCGTCGCCAAGGCCTCGACCCTCGGCGGCAAGATCGCCGAGCTCAAGCTCGCCGGGGAGCTCGAGCGGCGCTACTCCAAGGACGAGATCCTGGAGGCCTACCTCAACGTCGTCTACCTCGGCAACGGCGCGTACGGCGTCGAGGCGGCCGCCCGCCGGTACTTCTCCACCTCGGCCGCCGACCTGAGCATCAAGCAGGCCGCCACGCTGGTCGCGATGCTCAAGTCGCCCTCGGCGTACGACCCGATCACCCACCCCGGCCGCTCCCGCCAGCGCCGCGACGTGGTGATGGCCCGGATGGTGGCCGAGGGCGCCTTGACCCGTGAGCGCTTCGAGAAGCTGCGGCGCCACCCCACCCCGATCCAGGAGTCCCGGCCGCGGTCGGGCTGCGCGGCCTCGGAGTTCCCCTACTACTGCGCGATGCTCATCGAGCACGTGCTGCGCTCCCCGGAGTTCGGCGAGACGCGCGAGGACCGGCAGAACCGGCTCAACGCCGGTGGCCTGGAGATCCGTACGGCGCTGGACGCCGAGGCCATGCGTGCCGCCGAGGAGGCCGTCGACGCCGGCTTCGGGCGCACCAACCGGGTCGGGACCGGCATCGCGGTCATGGAGCCCGGCACCGGCCAGGTCGTGGCGATCGCGCAGAACCGCACGTTCGGCACGCCCGAGGGCAAGGACGACCCCTCCCGCACCCAGGTGGTCTATGCGACCAGCGAGTTCCAGACCGGCTCGACCTTCAAGCCGGTCACCCTCGCCGCGGCGCTGGAGTCGGGGATGAGCGTGCGCACCACCTACGACACCCCCAGCGGGCTCTACGTGGACGGCCTCGACGCGCCGGAGGGCGGCTACAAGAACGACGACCGCCAGGGGCACGGCGTGCTGGACGCGTACGGCGCGATGCGCGGCTCGGTCAACACCTACTTCGTGCAGATGGTGGCCGACGCCGGTGTCCGTGAGACCGCCGCGGTGGCCCAGCGCCTCGGCCTGACCTCGATCCCCGAGGACCTCAGCGGCCGGGAGGGCTCGCTGACTCTCGGCGCCTTCGAGAGCTCCCCGCTGCAGCTGGCCACGGCGTACGCCACCCTCGCCGCGCGAGGCGTGCGCTGCGACCCGGTGCTGATCCTCTCCGCGCGCGACGTCACCACCGGCGAGGACGTCGACGTGCCGGACGGCGACTGCCACCAGGCGATCAGCCCGGCCGTCGCGGTGCAGGTCTCCGACGTGCTGCGCGCGCCGTTCGACGCCGGCGGGACCGCGTCGTCGGTGCGGCTCGGCGACGGGCGCCCGGCCGGCGGCAAGACCGGCACCACCGACGACGCCGCGGCGGTGTGGTTCGCCGGCTACACCCCCCAGTACGCCGCGGCGGTGTGGGTCGGCGACCCGCGCGGCGGTCAGGCGCACCCGCTCACCGGGGTCTATGCGCACGGCTACTACCACTCGGTGCTCTACGGCGGCACCGGCGCGGGGCCGGTGTGGCGGCGCACCATGGAGGCGATCCACGAGGGGCTGGCGGTCGAGGAGTTCCCGCCGATCCAGGGCGCCGGCGCGGTGCTGGTCAACACCGCCGTGCCGTCGGTGGTCGGGATGGGCATCGATGAGGCGGTGACGCTGCTCGCGGCGTCCGGGTTCGAGGTCCGCGTGCGCCAGCGGGCGAGCGAGACCGCGGGCGGGGAGGCCGATCACGTGGCCGAGCAGGAGCCGGCGGCCGGGACGGCCGTGGGCCGCGGCGCCGAGGTGCTGCTCACGCTCACCGCGGGCTCGGAGACCTCTCTGGACCTGCGTGCGCTCACCGCTGAGGGCCCGGGCGGTGGGCGATGAGGTTCGACCGCGACAACCCCTTCCACCTGCTGCCGGCCGCGGCCGCGGCGGCGGCGCTGGTGTGCACCCTCGGCCTGCTGCTGCTCGGGCTGCCGGTGCTCGGTCTCACCGGCGCGGACGACGACGCCGAGGAGCTGCCCGAGGAGGTCGCGGTCGCCTACGCGCGCGTGGTGGAGGACAGCCCGCTGCCCGCCTGGCGCGCGGTGACCCGCACCTTCGCCGGGCTGCCCTCGGACTGGGAGCGGCAGGGGCAGCTGCTCACCGCGGCGAGCGTGCCGCACCCCCTCTCGTGCGTCGAGCCCGCGCCGGCCGTGGCGATGTCGCAGACGGTCCTGGTCGGGGGCAGCAACGTCCAGGCGACGATCGCGGCCTGGCCCGCCGGCGTCGGCGCCGCCGCGCTCGCCCGGATGGTGCAGGACGCGCCGGGATGCGCCCCCTCGGCGCTGGCGGTCGAGGTGGTGGCGCAGCTGCCGCTCGGGGTCGAGGGCAGCTCCTTCGCGGTGTCCGGCACCGACACCTCCTATGAGGTGCTCGCCTGGCGACGCGGCGACGTGGTGGGCTTCGTCGCGGGTACCGATCGCGAGGCACTCGACACCGCCGCGGGCGAGGTCGACGCCGTGCTGGCGCGCGAGGTCGCCGAGCGCTGCCTGGCGCAGGACTCCGTGCCCGAGGACGCGCTGCGCAACCAGGTCCACGCCGGGGCCGACTTCACCGGCCGCACCCGAGGCAAGCAGGTGCGCACCACCCCGGTCGACTGGCCCGAGCTGCCCGCCGACCTGCGCGCCAGCGGCGTGCGCGCGATCCAGGTGCCGGGCCCCGCGGCATCGGTGGTCCCGGCCGTCGTGCCGGCCCAGCCGGCGTACCCGGTCTGGCCACCGCTGCCCGAGCCGGTCGCGCTGCCCGAGCCGCCCGCCGACGTCGAGCCGCAGCGCACCGAGGCGCTCGCCCCGCAGCGGATCCCCGACCCCGACGGCCCGGGCTGCGGCTGGGACTTCGCCGCGACGATGGCCCCGGAGTACGACGAGGCGGAGGTCCGCGCCGTCAACGCCGAGGCGCTGCGGCGCACCCGCGCCGAGCTCGTCGAGGACGGCCGGCGTTGGCAGGGCGACGTCGTGGACTACTGGGTGGACTACGCGGCGTACGTCGACGCGGTCGAGGCCTACCGCGGCTACGCCGGCGAGGTCGCCCGGGTCGCCGGCGCCTGGGACGCGATCGCGGCCGACTGGGCCGACTACGAGCGGGCGATGGAGGACTGGCGGAGCGTCGAGCAGGCCCGCACGGACCTGATCGAGGCGCAGACCCGTGCGCGCAAGCGCTACGCCGAGGACAGCGCGAGCTGCGAGGAGTGGCTCGCCGAGGACCCGCTCAGCCCGCAGTACGTGCTCTACTGCCCGCCGACCTTCCCGGCGGTGCTCGACGAGGAGGTCCCGCCCTCGCAGCCCGAGCCGGAGCCGCCGGCCGACCCGCGCCCGGCGGACCAGCGCTGACCGGCGGCCCCCGCCCCGGGCCGCGTCAGGCCGGGGAGGGCGGGTCCTCGTCGAAGACCATCGGCTCGGGCACGCCGGCGGTGATCCGGGTGCCGTCGGCGCGGATGCCGCCGGTCTGCGGACGGTTGCCGAGCAGGCCGCGCACCCGAGGACCCTGGTGCTCGAGCGGGACGCGCAGCGGCTCGGTGGCGGTGATCGTGTAGTACTCCCCGCGCACGTTCACCGAGACCTCCGGGTCCTTGCCGCGCTCGAGCATCGTGAACGTGATCGCGTCCTGGGTCAGCTCGACGAGCAGTCGGGTGCCGTGCCAGCGGATCCGGAACCGCATCGCGGGCCAGTCGCGGGGCAGACGCGGGTCGAAGCGCAGGCGGCGGCGGCGATCGCCCATCCCGGCGAAGCCGAAGACGAGCGCGCTCCACACGCCGCCTGCCGAGGCGATGTGCATGCCGTCGACGGTGTTGTGGTGCAGGTCGCCGAGGTCGACGTACAGCGCCTGGCGGAAGTAGTCCATGGCGACGTCCTCGTAGCCGACCTCGGCCGCGATGATCGCCTGCACCACCGCCGACAGCGTGGAGTCGCCGGTCGTGATCGGGTCGTAGTACTCGAAGTTGGCGCGCTTCTCCTCGGGGCTGAACCGGTCGCCCTGGAGGAACATCGCCAGCACCACGTCGGCCTGCTTGAGCACCTGGAAGCGGTAGATCACCAGCGGGTGGTAGTTCAGCATCAGCGGCCGCAGCTCGTCCGGGGTGCGGGAGAGGTCCCAGACCTCGCGGTCGAGGAAGAAGTCGTCCTGCGGGTGGATGCCGAGGCCCTCGTCGAAGGGGATCGTCATGCCGGCGGCGCAGCGGCGCCACTCCGCGACCTCGTCGTCCTTGACGCCGAGGCGGTGCACGAGGCGCTCGAAGTCGACCGGACGGCGCTCCTTCAGCGTCTCCACCACCCGGGCCGCGGCCTCGAGGTTGAAGCGGGCCATCACGTTGGTGAACAGGTTGTTGTTGACCACCGTCGTGTACTCGTCGGGGCCGGTCACGCCGTGGATGTGGAACGTCGGGTCGCCGCCGTTGGTGCGCCAGAAGCCCAGCTCGGTCCACATGCGGGCGGTCTCCACGAGCAGGTCCATCCCGTCGCGGATGAGGAACCCCAAGTCGTCGGTCGCGGTGACGTACTGCAGCAGCGCGTAGGCGATGTCGGCGTTGATGTGCATCTGGGCGCTGCCGGCCGCGTAGTACGCCGAGGCCTCCTCGCCGTTGATCGTGCGCCAGGGGAAGAGCGCGCCGCTCTGCGCCATCTCCCGCGCGCGTGCCCGCGCCGCGGGGAGCATCCGGGTGCGGAAGTGCATGAGGTTCCGCGCCAGGTGCGGCTGGGTGTAGGTGAGGAACGGCGCGACGTAGATCTCGGAGTCCCAGAAGTAGTGACCCTCATAGCCCGAGCCCGTCACGCCCTTCGCGGGCACGCCCTGCCGGTCGGCGCGCGCCGAGGCCTGGGCGAGGGTGAGCAGGTTGAACCGGATCGCCTGCTGGGTGGCGTCGTCGGTGGCGACCTCGACGTCGGCGGCGTCCCAGAACTCGTCGTACCAGCGCTGCTGCTCGGCCAGGTGCTCGGCCACGGTGTGGCCGACCGCGCGGTCGAGGGTCCGCTCGCAGCGGTCGCTGAGCTCGCGCACCGGCACGCCGCGCGAGGTGTGGTAGGTCACCAGCTTCTCCAGGCGCAGCGTGCTGCCCTGGCGCGCCTCGACCCGGATGACCATCTTGGCCAGGTCGTCCTCGGCGCGCACGATCAGCTCGTGGTCGTCGGGGGTCTCGATGCGGTGGTCGGCGGCGACCGCGATGGTCATCCCCGAGCGGGCGCACTGGTAGCCCAGCAGCATCCGGCGCTCGTCGGCGTGCGCGGCACGCGGCAGCAGCACCCGCTGGTCGAAGCCGCCCGCCTTGCGCGGGTCGGCGGCCTCGCCCATGGCGGCCGAGGGGACGTGGTACTCGTCCTCGCCGTCCTGGCGGTTCTGCAGCTGCGAGGAGATCACCAGCGGCGCGTCGCCGTCGAGCATGGTGACCTCGAAGGTCAGCAGGGCGAGGTGGCGCTGGGTCATCGAGACCATCCGGCTGGACTCGACCTGCACGCGCTTGCCCGAGGGGGTGCGCCAGATCAGGCTGCGGCGCAGGACGCCGTCGCGGAAGTCCAGGCTGCGCTCGTACTGCTCGAGGTCGGCGGTGCCGAGGATCAGCGGCTCGTCGTCGACGTAGAGCTTCATCAGCTTGGCGTCGGGAGCGTTGACGATCGTCTGACCGGTGCGCGCGAAGCCGAAGGCGGCCTCGGCGTGCCGGATCGGCCAGGTCTCGTGGAAGCCGTTGATGAAGGTGCCGTGGGCGTAGGCGTCACGGCCTTCCTCGGGGTTGCCGCGCATGCCGAGGTAGCCGTTGCCGACGCTGAAGAGGGTCTCGGTGGTGCCGAGGTCGTCGGCGCGGTACTGGGTCTCGACCAGGCGCCACGGGTCGGCAGGGAACCGGCCGCGGTCCATCGGCTGCCTGGACTGCTCGCGGGGGTTCATCGGGCACCGTCCTCGACCGCTGCGACGAGCTCGGCGAGGTCGGTGACGACCAGGTCGGCACCGGCCTGGGTGAGGGTCTCGGGCCCGGCGCCGCGGTCGACGCCGATCACCAGGCCGAACCCGCCCGCCGCACCGGCGCGCACACCCGACACGGCGTCCTCGAGGACGACGGAGGCGGCGACGGGGGCGCCCAGGACCTCCGCGGCGTGGACGAACGTGTCGGGAGCGGGCTTGCCG from Nocardioides sp. dk884 harbors:
- a CDS encoding ATP-binding protein, with the protein product MSTTQQPEPGTQPQPPIKPEPQVPAAVLPERLQDDPARVETEVGSVGLFDEDVVLTPSDDTLQWRAEVLQMVNWGGFSGRVAIDLHADATMISGASGVGKSTLLDAYTALMMPSDTRFNGASNDAVTGRARGAGQRNLLSYLRGAVDVVDDPRTGRPVERLLRGRDGDTWGAVAMTFVNDEERRFTALRTYYVPRRATRSGEVQMQLVTLDAAIDLATLEAAVPDRFHANTLKKLSPGLRVHRTYTEFSAVLHARLGIGANGDGAKALGLLARIQAGNQVRSVDELYKEMVLERPATFGAADRAVEHFDALESAYSAMRTEEEKQDLLAPITELHARKVAARERAAELDAYGVTATGDTPVRYWLLRTHARLLAAGVEANRLGRASVRDQLRAADRQVAALSADLDAARDEHRDAGGASVARLDGELERERLLREERRARRETLLERLAPLAVLDDDGGERVDAAGALASREAFAALADHAEQWLAAHLDAGERLVAQRDELLAERYPLLARRTELQGERASLEGRSGRVPEHLHAMRREVARASGMAVSDLPFVAELLDVAPEESRWRLAIETVLGATARTMLVPLPRLEEFSAAIDSLRLRGRLTFEGAQLDLDGPDLLDPEQVAGKLVFADSPFRGWVQRHVAEPSRNALCVESADDLRGGGFRVTLAGQTRSGRRGSHGRGDQRSIIGFSNADALAEIDADIAALEADLRAVDERIARVESATRVQERRRVAYDALGTQSYDDLDVAACEARIADLERRREQILTADDRLGTSEQQMSELAARLEEARLERYRLDERRRRLELEHAELVDSEDLVNDELERIGRDGRVVCTEEQARRLDEEFRAAADPDDPEDLDRFHESSGRLQARLSAAVQEAQVEVEHVDRELAAIFRAYQLHWADPNLGTTAESYPDFARILADIEATGLPQRRAEWRRRLTEWSGQDLVPLAGAMSSSVEEIEDRLEPINAILRRLEFGAEKDRLRIRLRRLAPAHVQVFLRELRELSRGTVRDLDEAALEERFTRLRRFMGQLRGPAQGADPERTGERERLLDVRRHVEVSAERYDRLTGELKSTYRTLGEKSGGESQELVAFIVGSALRFRLGDEMRSRPRFAPVFLDEGFVKADSEFAGRAVRAWKGLGFQLVIAVPLDKVTGLEPHMDALLVITKHTDTQLSSVFRVSDA
- a CDS encoding DUF3099 domain-containing protein, whose amino-acid sequence is MKRRPVPRVTDAPEPQSARQRRRQRWYFALMGICLVLIVLAWNVVRLWSVPAAVAMSAVAAVLPPIAALVANWGEGR
- a CDS encoding transglycosylase domain-containing protein — translated: MNRRRFRARPREAPAQRPATQPPAAGLDDLLVVVDRHPARPGAGPLARSAGLVVGVLTLVTCLALLPFTLVLGGVAQHAIRAWDGIGTELPPIQAKQRTVLLDRDGRQWGQLFTENRVATELSDISPHVVAALLATEDSRFYEHGAVDLRGVARALVNNVVGADLQGASTLSQQLVENLRILNATTDDERRVAKASTLGGKIAELKLAGELERRYSKDEILEAYLNVVYLGNGAYGVEAAARRYFSTSAADLSIKQAATLVAMLKSPSAYDPITHPGRSRQRRDVVMARMVAEGALTRERFEKLRRHPTPIQESRPRSGCAASEFPYYCAMLIEHVLRSPEFGETREDRQNRLNAGGLEIRTALDAEAMRAAEEAVDAGFGRTNRVGTGIAVMEPGTGQVVAIAQNRTFGTPEGKDDPSRTQVVYATSEFQTGSTFKPVTLAAALESGMSVRTTYDTPSGLYVDGLDAPEGGYKNDDRQGHGVLDAYGAMRGSVNTYFVQMVADAGVRETAAVAQRLGLTSIPEDLSGREGSLTLGAFESSPLQLATAYATLAARGVRCDPVLILSARDVTTGEDVDVPDGDCHQAISPAVAVQVSDVLRAPFDAGGTASSVRLGDGRPAGGKTGTTDDAAAVWFAGYTPQYAAAVWVGDPRGGQAHPLTGVYAHGYYHSVLYGGTGAGPVWRRTMEAIHEGLAVEEFPPIQGAGAVLVNTAVPSVVGMGIDEAVTLLAASGFEVRVRQRASETAGGEADHVAEQEPAAGTAVGRGAEVLLTLTAGSETSLDLRALTAEGPGGGR
- a CDS encoding glycoside hydrolase family 65 protein, whose product is MNPREQSRQPMDRGRFPADPWRLVETQYRADDLGTTETLFSVGNGYLGMRGNPEEGRDAYAHGTFINGFHETWPIRHAEAAFGFARTGQTIVNAPDAKLMKLYVDDEPLILGTADLEQYERSLDFRDGVLRRSLIWRTPSGKRVQVESSRMVSMTQRHLALLTFEVTMLDGDAPLVISSQLQNRQDGEDEYHVPSAAMGEAADPRKAGGFDQRVLLPRAAHADERRMLLGYQCARSGMTIAVAADHRIETPDDHELIVRAEDDLAKMVIRVEARQGSTLRLEKLVTYHTSRGVPVRELSDRCERTLDRAVGHTVAEHLAEQQRWYDEFWDAADVEVATDDATQQAIRFNLLTLAQASARADRQGVPAKGVTGSGYEGHYFWDSEIYVAPFLTYTQPHLARNLMHFRTRMLPAARARAREMAQSGALFPWRTINGEEASAYYAAGSAQMHINADIAYALLQYVTATDDLGFLIRDGMDLLVETARMWTELGFWRTNGGDPTFHIHGVTGPDEYTTVVNNNLFTNVMARFNLEAAARVVETLKERRPVDFERLVHRLGVKDDEVAEWRRCAAGMTIPFDEGLGIHPQDDFFLDREVWDLSRTPDELRPLMLNYHPLVIYRFQVLKQADVVLAMFLQGDRFSPEEKRANFEYYDPITTGDSTLSAVVQAIIAAEVGYEDVAMDYFRQALYVDLGDLHHNTVDGMHIASAGGVWSALVFGFAGMGDRRRRLRFDPRLPRDWPAMRFRIRWHGTRLLVELTQDAITFTMLERGKDPEVSVNVRGEYYTITATEPLRVPLEHQGPRVRGLLGNRPQTGGIRADGTRITAGVPEPMVFDEDPPSPA